In Cicer arietinum cultivar CDC Frontier isolate Library 1 chromosome 7, Cicar.CDCFrontier_v2.0, whole genome shotgun sequence, a single window of DNA contains:
- the LOC101508225 gene encoding probable trehalose-phosphate phosphatase 6 — MKSILPANLNDENEESILSSYDSWLENHPSALKFFDEVMKIGKGXXXEIVVFLHYDGTLSQIVDDPDKAFMSDAMRAAVCEIANYFPTAIVSGRCRTKIFDFVKLKNVYYAGSHGMDISTSLGSSKYQDKKHQTNAMDEKGNEIVLFHPAKDFLPTIQEIIKILKDNTKKINNSTIEDNMFCVTVHYRRVKNEEDVEVLKDIVESIMKAYPDFHIYGGKKIMEIRPNVKWNKGHALMYLLDTLGFNTFDDVLPMYIGDDRTDEDAFKVIRQIGGGFPIVVSSIAKETNASYSLRDPADVMTFLIHLAKWKKNLLQKPKQI; from the exons ATGAAATCAATCTTACCTGCAAATCTGAATGATGAGAATGAAGAATCAATTTTATCTTCATATGATTCTTGGCTA GAAAACCATCCCTCtgcattgaaattttttgatgaAGTTATGAAGATTGGAAAAGGNNNNNNNNNNGAGATTGTTGTGTTCTTACATTATGATGGAACACTTTCTCAAATTGTAGATGACCCTGACAAAGCTTTCATGAGTGATGCT ATGCGTGCAGCTGTATGTGAAATTGCTAATTATTTTCCTACTGCCATTGTTAGTGGAAGATGTAGGACTAAG ATATTTGATTTTGTCAAGTTGAAAAATGTGTATTATGCTGGAAGTCATGGAATGGACATATCAACCTCACTAGGGTCTTCCAAGTATCAAGATAAGAAGCATCAAACAAATGCTATGGATGAAAAG GGTAATGAAATTGTTCTTTTTCATCCGGCAAAAGATTTTTTGCCAACAATCCAAGAG ataattaagattttaaaagacaatacaaaaaaaataaacaactctACAATTGAGGATAATATGTTTTGTGTCACGGTACACTACCGCCGTGTGAAAAATGAAGag GATGTTGAAGTTCTCAAAGATATTGTTGAATCTATTATGAAAGCTTACCCTGATTTTCACATTTATGGAGGAAAAAAG attatgGAGATACGCCCAAATGTAAAATGGAACAAAGGGCATGCTCTAATGTACTTGCTTGACACACTTGGATTTAACACCTTTGATGATGTCCTACCAATGTATATTGGGGATGATAGAACAGATGAAGATGCTTTCAAG GTTATAAGACAAATTGGAGGAGGCTTTCCCATTGTTGTTTCTTCAATTGCTAAGGAAACAAATGCTTCATATTCTCTACGTGACCCTGCTGATGTTATGACATTCTTGATACATTTAGCAAAATGGAAGAAGAATTTGTTACAAAAACCTAAACaaatttga